The proteins below come from a single Serratia fonticola genomic window:
- a CDS encoding alpha-amylase family glycosyl hydrolase gives MSPVRTATHPTLYRIHPVSFRDGNGDGVGDVHGMMAALPYLKALAVDGLLLPQALSPEAGAEVTGHGLALWHSEGTQRICRSAAPEQHYARSALALEVVPFSCEKLVEVLHTHRHQLGEKVWSTGEIDQPRVVSHWGQGDLRSAQAFLTLLALLPAPICLYQGEELGLPHAADLQEPQGAQTPMPWHEAPEQVTAGEIHWYQQVAIEHRALAISRQQHDHHSTLRYCQALLALRQHPVIQCGVLNQISQENGVIRLLITHQDQCLEALINLQPYTQPAAPAEATKPMAWQYGAQQEGHQWVLAGFGSAIFTRNVNCESRGVTHG, from the coding sequence ATGTCACCAGTGCGTACCGCCACTCACCCCACGTTGTACCGGATCCATCCGGTCAGTTTCCGCGATGGAAACGGCGATGGTGTGGGCGACGTGCACGGCATGATGGCGGCGCTGCCCTATCTGAAAGCACTGGCGGTGGACGGGCTGTTATTGCCGCAGGCGTTATCGCCAGAGGCTGGAGCAGAAGTGACCGGGCACGGGCTGGCACTTTGGCACAGTGAAGGCACTCAGCGTATCTGTCGCAGTGCCGCTCCCGAACAGCACTATGCCCGCAGCGCCCTGGCGCTGGAAGTGGTGCCGTTCAGCTGCGAAAAGCTGGTGGAGGTATTGCATACGCATCGCCATCAACTGGGCGAAAAAGTCTGGAGCACTGGCGAAATCGATCAGCCGCGAGTAGTCAGCCATTGGGGGCAAGGCGATCTGCGTTCTGCACAGGCTTTTCTGACCCTGTTGGCATTACTGCCAGCCCCTATCTGTTTGTATCAGGGCGAAGAGCTGGGTTTGCCACACGCGGCGGATCTGCAAGAACCGCAGGGGGCACAAACCCCGATGCCTTGGCATGAAGCGCCAGAGCAGGTCACCGCAGGAGAGATCCACTGGTACCAACAGGTGGCGATAGAACACCGTGCGCTGGCCATCAGCCGCCAGCAGCACGACCACCATTCAACCCTACGTTACTGCCAGGCTCTGTTGGCCCTGCGTCAGCACCCGGTGATCCAATGTGGTGTTCTGAACCAGATCAGCCAGGAAAATGGCGTTATTCGCTTACTTATTACCCATCAGGATCAATGCCTTGAAGCGCTGATCAACCTACAGCCTTATACTCAGCCGGCCGCACCGGCTGAGGCGACCAAGCCTATGGCATGGCAGTACGGTGCGCAGCAAGAGGGTCATCAATGGGTCTTGGCGGGCTTCGGTTCCGCCATCTTCACACGAAATGTTAACTGCGAAAGCAGGGGAGTAACGCATGGCTAG
- the malE gene encoding maltose/maltodextrin ABC transporter substrate-binding protein MalE, whose translation MNRTMTTTVRTLALSALTTLVLSSSAFAKIEEGKLVIWINGDKGYNGLAEVGKKFEKDTGIKVTIEHPDKLEEKFPQVAATGDGPDIIFWAHDRFGGYAQSGLLAEIHPSKAFQDKIYPFTWDAVRFDGKLIGYPIAVEALSLIYNKDLIKEAPKTWEEIPALDKELRAKGKSAIMWNLQEPYFTWPVIAANGGYAFKFEDGKYNIKDVGVANAGSQAGLQFIVDLVKNKHINADTDYSIAEAAFNKGQTAMTINGPWAWTNIEQSKINYGVTLLPTFQGKPSKPFVGVLTAGINAASPNKELATEFLENYLITDQGLADVNKDKPLGAVALKSFQEQLAKDPKIAATMQNSQNGEIMPNIPQMSTFWYAMRSAVINAITGRQTVKAALEDAHTRITK comes from the coding sequence ATGAATCGCACAATGACAACAACCGTACGCACGCTGGCGCTTTCAGCATTAACGACGCTGGTGCTCTCCTCCTCCGCTTTCGCCAAAATAGAAGAAGGCAAACTGGTTATCTGGATCAACGGTGATAAAGGCTATAACGGCCTGGCCGAGGTGGGTAAAAAGTTTGAGAAAGACACCGGTATCAAAGTGACCATCGAACACCCGGACAAACTGGAAGAGAAGTTCCCGCAGGTTGCCGCTACCGGTGACGGCCCGGACATCATCTTCTGGGCCCACGACCGTTTCGGGGGCTACGCGCAATCGGGCCTGTTGGCTGAAATCCACCCTTCCAAAGCCTTCCAGGACAAAATCTATCCGTTCACCTGGGATGCGGTACGCTTTGACGGCAAGCTGATCGGTTACCCGATCGCGGTAGAAGCCCTGTCGCTGATTTATAACAAAGACCTGATCAAAGAAGCGCCAAAAACCTGGGAAGAGATCCCGGCGCTGGATAAAGAGCTGCGCGCCAAAGGCAAAAGCGCCATCATGTGGAACCTGCAAGAACCCTACTTCACCTGGCCAGTCATTGCCGCCAATGGCGGTTATGCCTTCAAGTTTGAAGATGGCAAATACAACATCAAAGACGTGGGCGTAGCCAACGCCGGTTCACAGGCTGGCCTGCAGTTCATCGTCGATCTGGTGAAGAACAAGCACATCAACGCCGATACCGACTACTCGATTGCCGAAGCCGCCTTCAACAAGGGCCAGACGGCGATGACCATCAACGGGCCTTGGGCCTGGACCAACATCGAGCAAAGCAAAATCAACTATGGCGTCACGCTGCTGCCAACCTTCCAGGGCAAACCGTCCAAGCCGTTCGTTGGCGTGCTGACCGCAGGCATCAACGCCGCCAGCCCGAACAAAGAACTGGCGACCGAGTTCCTGGAGAACTACCTGATCACCGATCAGGGCCTGGCTGACGTTAACAAAGACAAACCGTTGGGTGCCGTGGCGCTGAAATCGTTCCAGGAACAGCTGGCAAAAGATCCGAAGATTGCCGCCACCATGCAGAACTCGCAAAACGGCGAAATCATGCCAAACATCCCGCAGATGAGTACCTTCTGGTATGCAATGCGTAGCGCCGTGATCAACGCCATCACAGGCCGCCAGACGGTGAAAGCCGCACTGGAAGATGCTCATACCCGTATCACCAAGTAA
- the malF gene encoding maltose ABC transporter permease MalF, translating to MQLAHAGTPARKKSKWWQSDILKWLIVGLFSLVTCYLIVVMYAQGEYLFAILTLVLVSAGLYVFANRRAYAWRYVYPGVAGMGLFVLFPLICTIAIAFTNYSSTNQLTFERAQSVLMQRQFQTGKTFTFGLYPAENQQWRLQLTHPDSGQLLISAPFSLNASEPQTLKLAVESAEPTGERATLRVITQNRQTLSQLVAILPEGGELRMSSLRQFSGTSPLYTLAKDGSTLTNNQTQVQYRPNPEIGFYQAINAEGNWATDTLSPGYTVTIGWKNFLRVLNDEGIQKPFISIFVWTIIFSVMTVILTVAVGMVLACVVQWEALKGKAVYRVLLILPYAVPSFISILIFKGLFNQSFGEINLMLNALFGIKPAWFTDPLTAKSMILVVNTWLGYPYMMILCMGLLKAIPDDLYEASAMDGASPMQNFFRITLPLLIKPLTPLMIASFAFNFNNFVLIQLLTRGGPDMIGTTTPAGYTDLLVSYTYRIAFEGGGGQDFGLAAAIATLIFLLVGALAILNLKASKMNFD from the coding sequence ATGCAACTTGCTCACGCCGGAACACCCGCGCGAAAAAAATCGAAGTGGTGGCAGAGTGACATACTGAAATGGCTGATTGTCGGCCTGTTCAGTCTGGTGACCTGCTATCTGATTGTGGTGATGTATGCACAGGGAGAATATCTGTTCGCCATCCTGACGCTGGTGCTGGTCAGTGCCGGACTCTACGTGTTCGCCAACCGCCGTGCCTATGCCTGGCGTTACGTCTATCCTGGCGTCGCCGGAATGGGGCTGTTCGTCCTGTTCCCGCTGATTTGTACCATCGCCATCGCCTTTACCAACTACAGCAGCACCAACCAACTGACCTTCGAACGCGCTCAGTCGGTGCTGATGCAACGCCAGTTCCAGACCGGTAAAACCTTCACCTTCGGGCTGTATCCGGCAGAGAACCAACAGTGGCGTTTGCAGTTAACTCATCCAGATAGCGGCCAACTACTGATTTCTGCGCCGTTTAGCCTCAACGCCAGTGAGCCACAAACGTTGAAATTGGCGGTAGAAAGCGCTGAGCCTACCGGTGAGCGCGCTACGCTGCGCGTGATCACCCAGAATCGCCAAACACTGAGCCAGCTTGTCGCCATCCTGCCTGAAGGTGGTGAGTTGCGCATGAGTTCCCTGCGCCAGTTCTCCGGTACCAGCCCGTTATACACGCTAGCCAAAGACGGCAGCACGCTGACCAATAACCAGACCCAGGTACAGTATCGCCCTAACCCGGAGATTGGTTTCTATCAGGCCATCAACGCCGAGGGTAATTGGGCCACCGATACCCTCAGCCCGGGTTATACCGTCACCATCGGTTGGAAAAACTTCTTACGGGTGCTCAACGATGAAGGCATCCAGAAGCCGTTTATCTCCATCTTTGTCTGGACCATTATTTTCTCGGTGATGACCGTGATCCTCACCGTGGCCGTAGGCATGGTGCTGGCCTGCGTGGTGCAGTGGGAAGCGCTGAAAGGCAAAGCGGTGTATCGGGTGTTGCTGATCCTGCCCTACGCGGTGCCTTCGTTTATTTCCATTTTGATTTTCAAAGGGTTATTCAACCAGAGCTTCGGTGAAATCAACCTGATGCTCAACGCACTGTTCGGCATTAAACCGGCCTGGTTCACCGATCCGCTCACCGCCAAAAGCATGATCCTGGTCGTCAATACCTGGCTGGGTTATCCGTACATGATGATCCTGTGTATGGGCCTGCTGAAAGCCATTCCCGACGATCTGTATGAAGCCTCGGCAATGGACGGCGCCAGCCCGATGCAGAATTTCTTCCGTATCACCCTGCCACTGCTGATCAAGCCGTTGACGCCGCTGATGATTGCCAGCTTTGCCTTCAACTTTAACAACTTCGTGCTGATCCAACTGCTGACCCGCGGCGGGCCAGACATGATCGGCACCACCACACCGGCCGGCTATACCGATCTGTTGGTGAGCTACACCTATCGCATCGCGTTTGAAGGTGGTGGGGGTCAGGACTTCGGGCTGGCGGCGGCCATTGCCACGCTGATTTTCCTGTTGGTTGGCGCACTGGCGATCCTGAACCTGAAAGCCAGCAAGATGAACTTTGACTAA
- the pgi gene encoding glucose-6-phosphate isomerase → MKNINPSQTAAWQALQQHFEQIKDVQIRDLFAQDSERFSKFSATFNDQMLVDYSKNRITAETLEKLQALAKETDLQSAIKSMFSGEKINRTEDRAVLHVALRNRSNTPIIVDGKDVMPEVNAVLAKMKQFCDRVIGGDWKGYTGKPITDVVNIGIGGSDLGPYMATEALRPYKNHLNMHFVSNVDGTHIAETLKPLDPATTLFLVASKTFTTQETMTNALSARDWFLSTAGDQQHVAKHFAALSTNGKAVAEFGIDTDNMFEFWDWVGGRYSLWSAIGLSIALSLGFENFEQLLSGAHEMDKHFAQTPAEQNLPVLLALIGIWYNNFFGAETEAILPYDQYMHRFAAYFQQGNMESNGKYVDRNGNPVDYQTGPIIWGEPGTNGQHAFYQLIHQGTKLVPCDFIAPVISHNPLSDHHAKLLSNFFAQTEALAFGKSLDVVEEEFAAQGKKPEEVKHVAPFKVFEGNRPTNSILLREITPFSLGSLIALYEHKIFTQGAILNIFTFDQWGVELGKQLANRILPELAGKEAVTSHDTSTNGLINRFKAWR, encoded by the coding sequence ATGAAAAATATCAATCCTAGTCAAACCGCTGCTTGGCAAGCCCTGCAGCAACATTTCGAACAAATCAAAGACGTCCAGATCCGTGACCTGTTTGCTCAGGATAGTGAGCGTTTCTCCAAGTTCTCTGCCACTTTCAACGATCAGATGCTGGTGGATTATTCCAAAAACCGCATTACCGCAGAAACCCTGGAGAAGCTGCAGGCACTGGCGAAAGAAACCGACCTGCAAAGCGCGATCAAATCGATGTTCTCCGGTGAGAAAATCAACCGTACGGAAGATCGTGCCGTGCTGCATGTTGCCCTGCGTAACCGCAGTAACACGCCAATCATTGTTGATGGCAAGGACGTGATGCCAGAAGTCAATGCGGTGCTGGCGAAGATGAAACAGTTCTGTGACCGCGTCATCGGCGGTGACTGGAAAGGTTACACCGGCAAACCGATTACCGACGTGGTTAACATCGGCATCGGCGGCTCAGACCTCGGCCCTTATATGGCAACCGAAGCGCTGCGCCCGTATAAAAACCACCTGAACATGCACTTTGTTTCCAACGTGGACGGCACTCATATCGCCGAAACGCTAAAACCGTTGGATCCGGCGACTACGCTGTTCCTGGTGGCGTCTAAAACCTTTACGACTCAGGAAACCATGACCAACGCCCTCAGCGCGCGCGACTGGTTCCTGAGCACCGCTGGCGATCAGCAGCACGTCGCGAAACACTTCGCCGCGCTGTCTACCAACGGTAAAGCGGTGGCCGAGTTTGGTATCGACACCGACAATATGTTCGAATTCTGGGACTGGGTGGGGGGCCGTTACTCTCTGTGGTCGGCAATCGGCCTGTCTATCGCGCTGTCTTTGGGCTTTGAAAACTTCGAGCAGTTGCTGAGCGGTGCGCATGAGATGGACAAACACTTTGCCCAGACGCCTGCCGAGCAAAACCTGCCGGTACTGTTGGCGCTGATCGGCATTTGGTACAACAATTTCTTCGGCGCAGAAACCGAAGCGATCCTGCCGTACGATCAGTATATGCACCGTTTTGCCGCTTATTTCCAACAGGGCAACATGGAGTCTAATGGCAAATACGTTGACCGTAACGGCAACCCGGTAGATTACCAGACCGGCCCGATTATCTGGGGTGAACCAGGCACCAATGGCCAACATGCGTTCTATCAGTTGATCCATCAGGGGACTAAACTGGTGCCTTGCGACTTTATCGCCCCGGTCATCAGCCATAACCCACTGAGCGACCACCACGCCAAACTGTTGTCGAACTTCTTCGCACAGACGGAAGCGCTGGCGTTCGGTAAGTCACTGGATGTGGTTGAGGAAGAGTTCGCCGCACAGGGTAAAAAACCGGAAGAGGTCAAGCACGTTGCCCCATTCAAAGTGTTTGAAGGCAACCGCCCAACCAACTCCATCCTGCTGCGTGAGATCACCCCGTTCAGCCTGGGGAGCCTGATTGCCCTGTATGAGCACAAGATCTTCACCCAAGGTGCGATCCTCAACATCTTCACCTTCGACCAATGGGGCGTAGAGTTGGGTAAACAGCTGGCTAACCGTATTCTGCCGGAACTGGCGGGTAAAGAAGCGGTGACCAGCCATGACACCTCAACCAACGGCTTGATCAATCGCTTTAAAGCCTGGCGTTAA
- the panS gene encoding ketopantoate/pantoate/pantothenate transporter PanS: MLAKITRLFPLWAVLLSIAAYYTPSTFTGISPYVSTLLMLIMFAMGVTLRLDDFKRVLSRPGPVAAGIFLHYLIMPLAAWLLAMLFRMPPDLSAGMVLVGSVASGTASNVMIYLAKGDVALSVTISAVSTLVGVFATPLLTRLYVDAEISVDIMGMLFSILQIVVIPIGLGLIVHHSFTKTVKRVEPYLPALSMVCIVAIISAVVAGSQSHIASVGFVVIIAVILHNGIGLLGGYWGGKMLGFDESTCRTLAIEVGMQNSGLAATLGKIYFSPLAALPGALFSVWHNLSGSLLAGYWSGRPIKKVD, encoded by the coding sequence ATGCTGGCAAAAATCACACGTTTATTCCCATTATGGGCCGTGCTGCTCTCCATTGCGGCCTACTACACCCCGTCGACCTTTACCGGCATCAGCCCTTACGTCAGTACGCTGCTGATGCTGATCATGTTTGCCATGGGCGTCACCCTGCGCCTGGATGACTTCAAACGCGTGCTGTCGCGCCCCGGCCCGGTAGCGGCGGGGATCTTCCTGCATTACCTGATTATGCCGCTGGCCGCCTGGCTGCTGGCAATGCTGTTCCGTATGCCGCCGGATCTCTCCGCCGGTATGGTACTCGTTGGCAGCGTAGCCAGCGGCACCGCTTCCAACGTGATGATCTATCTGGCTAAAGGCGATGTCGCCCTGTCAGTGACCATTTCAGCCGTCTCTACGCTGGTTGGCGTTTTTGCCACCCCACTGCTGACACGCCTGTATGTTGATGCCGAAATCAGCGTAGATATCATGGGGATGTTATTCAGCATTCTGCAGATCGTGGTGATCCCGATAGGGCTGGGCCTGATCGTCCACCACAGCTTCACCAAAACCGTCAAACGGGTTGAGCCTTATCTGCCAGCCCTGTCGATGGTGTGTATTGTGGCGATCATCAGTGCGGTGGTTGCAGGTAGCCAGAGCCATATTGCCTCGGTAGGCTTTGTAGTGATCATCGCGGTGATCCTGCATAACGGCATCGGGCTACTCGGGGGCTACTGGGGAGGAAAAATGCTCGGCTTCGACGAATCCACCTGCCGTACGCTGGCTATTGAAGTCGGTATGCAAAACTCTGGGCTGGCGGCAACGCTGGGCAAGATTTACTTCTCACCGCTGGCCGCGCTGCCGGGTGCTCTGTTCTCGGTATGGCACAACCTGTCCGGTTCTCTGCTGGCAGGCTACTGGTCTGGCCGCCCGATCAAGAAAGTGGATTGA
- the malG gene encoding maltose ABC transporter permease MalG, which translates to MAMVQPKSQRVRLWITHILMLSFIALIMFPLLMVIAISLRSGNFATGSLIPDQISWDHWRLALGMSVTQADGSITPPPFPVLLWLWNSIKVAAITAVGIVTLSTTCAYAFARMRFRGKSTLLKSMLIFQMFPAVLSLVALYALFDRLGQYIPFIGLNTHGGVIFAYMGGIALHVWTIKGYFETIDNSLEEAAALDGATPWQAFRLVLLPLSVPILAVVFILSFIAAITEVPVASLLLRDVNSYTLAVGMQQYLNPQNYLWGDFAAAAVLSAIPITAVFLLAQRWLVGGLTAGGVKG; encoded by the coding sequence ATGGCCATGGTGCAACCCAAATCCCAGCGCGTACGCCTGTGGATCACCCATATTCTGATGCTGAGCTTTATTGCCCTGATCATGTTCCCGTTGCTGATGGTAATAGCGATTTCGCTACGCTCCGGTAACTTTGCCACCGGCAGTCTGATCCCGGATCAAATCTCCTGGGATCACTGGCGGCTAGCGTTGGGGATGAGCGTCACCCAGGCGGATGGCAGTATCACCCCACCGCCTTTCCCAGTGCTGTTATGGCTGTGGAACTCGATTAAAGTCGCGGCGATCACCGCAGTGGGAATAGTGACGCTCTCTACCACCTGTGCCTACGCCTTTGCCCGCATGCGTTTTCGTGGCAAAAGCACCCTGCTGAAAAGCATGCTGATCTTCCAGATGTTCCCGGCGGTGCTGTCTTTAGTCGCGCTGTACGCCCTGTTCGATCGCCTGGGGCAGTACATTCCGTTTATCGGCCTCAATACCCATGGCGGTGTGATATTCGCCTATATGGGCGGTATTGCGCTGCACGTCTGGACCATTAAAGGCTACTTCGAAACCATCGATAACTCGTTGGAAGAAGCCGCCGCCCTGGACGGTGCCACGCCTTGGCAAGCGTTCCGCCTGGTGCTGCTGCCCCTTTCAGTCCCGATCCTGGCGGTAGTGTTTATTCTGTCGTTTATCGCGGCGATCACCGAGGTACCGGTGGCTTCACTGCTGTTACGTGACGTGAACAGCTACACGCTGGCCGTCGGCATGCAGCAATATCTGAATCCGCAGAACTATCTGTGGGGTGACTTTGCCGCCGCAGCGGTGTTATCCGCCATTCCGATCACCGCCGTATTCCTGCTGGCGCAGCGCTGGTTGGTCGGTGGCCTGACGGCGGGAGGGGTGAAAGGTTAA
- a CDS encoding capsule assembly Wzi family protein, protein MRAKLHALVAAGLFTCSFASYAGGLVTPDNDLRNDLAWLSDRGVINVSLSTWPLSQEEINSVLAQAKPVTNTEKNVIDRVQRRVGDLKANITVSGYTSTDKPGTPQGFGQSHYADSSLTIGAGANGEFWDVRLQGAVEGDQRVSDGSKFNLNGSYGAIKVWNQWLSFGEVSQWWGPGYDGSLIRSDAARPVAGFMLQRADQSPFETPWLSWIGRWQYQITAGQLSQYTAIPNTKLIGGRLTMMPTDFVELGASRIMQWGGDGRSQSFSSFWDGFTGRDNDDSGQGNDPGNQLAGFDFKLKMQPLIGMPVSLYGQLVGEDEAGFLPSQNTYLLGLEGHPEWGPTVINWHIEGADTRADMSRKNYVYTHHTYKDGYYQQGYPLGHAMGGDGQMLSGRVELVLEDGQRWSTRLVYAKVNPKDQSINQAFPKSDTLKGIQLGWGYTFTHQVKFDTSLWYTDNNNSTADDVGAGVSMAVPINL, encoded by the coding sequence ATGCGAGCTAAACTCCACGCACTGGTCGCGGCAGGCCTTTTCACCTGTTCGTTTGCCAGCTACGCCGGCGGACTGGTGACTCCTGATAACGATCTGCGCAATGACCTCGCCTGGTTATCCGATCGCGGTGTGATTAACGTCAGCCTGTCTACCTGGCCGCTAAGCCAGGAAGAGATCAACTCGGTACTGGCGCAAGCCAAACCGGTGACCAACACCGAGAAAAACGTCATTGACCGCGTACAGCGCCGGGTGGGTGACTTAAAAGCCAATATTACCGTCAGCGGTTATACCTCCACCGACAAACCGGGCACGCCGCAGGGCTTCGGCCAGAGTCACTATGCCGACAGCAGCCTGACCATCGGTGCCGGTGCCAACGGTGAGTTCTGGGACGTGCGCCTGCAAGGCGCCGTGGAAGGCGATCAGCGCGTCTCTGATGGTTCCAAATTCAACCTGAACGGCTCATACGGCGCCATCAAAGTGTGGAACCAGTGGCTGTCATTCGGTGAGGTCTCTCAGTGGTGGGGTCCTGGCTATGACGGCAGCCTGATCCGTTCCGACGCGGCGCGCCCGGTAGCTGGCTTTATGCTGCAACGTGCCGATCAATCCCCGTTTGAAACACCTTGGCTGTCCTGGATCGGTCGTTGGCAATATCAGATCACCGCAGGTCAACTGTCTCAATACACCGCCATTCCTAATACCAAGCTGATCGGTGGCCGCCTGACCATGATGCCAACCGACTTCGTGGAGCTGGGTGCTTCACGTATTATGCAGTGGGGTGGCGATGGTCGTTCACAATCCTTCAGCTCATTCTGGGATGGCTTTACCGGCCGTGATAACGACGACTCCGGCCAGGGTAACGATCCGGGCAACCAGCTCGCCGGTTTCGACTTCAAGCTGAAAATGCAGCCGTTGATCGGTATGCCAGTAAGTCTGTACGGTCAGTTGGTGGGTGAGGATGAGGCGGGCTTCCTGCCATCGCAAAATACCTATCTGCTCGGCCTGGAAGGCCATCCGGAATGGGGCCCTACCGTGATCAACTGGCATATTGAAGGGGCGGATACCCGCGCCGATATGAGCCGTAAGAATTATGTCTATACGCACCATACCTATAAAGACGGCTACTACCAGCAAGGCTACCCGCTGGGCCACGCGATGGGCGGTGACGGTCAGATGCTGTCCGGCCGTGTAGAGCTGGTGTTGGAGGATGGCCAACGCTGGAGCACTCGCCTGGTGTACGCCAAGGTGAACCCGAAAGATCAGAGCATTAACCAGGCATTCCCGAAATCCGACACGCTGAAAGGCATTCAGTTGGGTTGGGGCTATACCTTCACCCATCAGGTGAAGTTTGATACCAGTCTGTGGTACACCGATAACAACAACAGCACCGCCGATGACGTGGGTGCCGGTGTCAGCATGGCCGTACCGATCAATCTGTAA
- the lysC gene encoding lysine-sensitive aspartokinase 3 yields the protein MTQAAPQNATVVAKFGGTSVADFEAMNRSADVVLSNPDVRLVVLSASAGITNLLVALAEGCDADKRNEQLAEIRRIQYAILDRLENPMVIREEIDRMLENITTLSEAAALATSAALTDELVSHGELMSTLLFVEILRDRKVQAEWFDVRKVMRTDDHFGRAVPDSAALTELAQTLLKPRLQQALVITQGFIGCEPKGRTTTLGRGGSDFTAALLGEALNVSRVDIWTDVPGIYTTDPRVVPAAKRIDKIAFEEAAEMATFGAKVLHPATLLPAVRSNIPVFVGSSKDPAAGGTLVCNTTENPPLFRALALRRKQTLLTLHSLNMLHARGFLAEVFNILARHNISVDLITTSEVSVALTMDTTGSTTTGGSLLTTSLLTELSSLCRVEVEENLALVALIGNKLSQACGVGKEVFGVLDPFNIRMICYGASSYNLCFLVPGDDAERVVQTLHHNLFE from the coding sequence ATGACTCAAGCAGCACCCCAAAACGCAACCGTAGTAGCCAAATTCGGCGGCACCAGCGTGGCCGATTTCGAGGCGATGAACCGCAGCGCCGACGTGGTACTTTCTAATCCCGATGTCCGCTTGGTGGTTCTCTCCGCCTCTGCCGGTATCACCAACCTGTTGGTGGCCCTGGCCGAAGGTTGCGACGCCGACAAGCGCAACGAACAACTGGCCGAAATTCGCCGCATTCAATATGCCATTCTCGATCGCCTCGAGAACCCGATGGTGATCCGCGAAGAAATCGACCGGATGCTGGAAAATATAACCACGCTGTCGGAAGCCGCTGCGCTGGCCACCTCTGCCGCACTGACCGATGAACTGGTCAGCCATGGCGAGCTGATGTCTACCCTGCTGTTTGTGGAAATTCTGCGCGATCGTAAGGTACAGGCAGAATGGTTCGATGTGCGTAAAGTGATGCGTACCGACGACCATTTCGGCCGCGCCGTACCGGACAGCGCCGCGCTGACCGAGTTGGCTCAAACCCTGTTGAAGCCGCGCCTGCAGCAGGCGTTGGTGATCACCCAGGGCTTTATCGGCTGCGAACCCAAAGGCCGCACCACTACGCTGGGCCGTGGTGGCAGTGACTTTACTGCAGCCCTGCTAGGTGAAGCATTAAACGTCAGCCGCGTGGATATCTGGACTGATGTCCCGGGTATTTATACCACCGACCCACGCGTGGTACCTGCCGCCAAACGTATCGATAAAATTGCCTTTGAAGAAGCGGCGGAAATGGCCACCTTCGGTGCCAAAGTGCTGCACCCGGCCACTCTGCTGCCTGCCGTGCGCAGCAACATCCCGGTCTTCGTCGGCTCAAGCAAAGATCCTGCCGCAGGTGGCACGCTGGTGTGCAATACCACAGAAAACCCGCCGCTGTTCCGCGCGCTGGCCTTACGCCGCAAGCAAACCCTGCTGACGCTGCACAGCCTGAACATGTTGCACGCACGCGGCTTTCTGGCCGAAGTGTTCAACATTCTGGCCCGGCATAATATCTCGGTCGATCTGATCACCACTTCCGAAGTCAGCGTGGCATTGACCATGGATACCACCGGTTCCACCACCACCGGCGGCAGTCTGTTAACCACCTCCCTGCTCACCGAACTGTCCTCGCTGTGCCGGGTGGAAGTGGAAGAGAATTTGGCGCTGGTCGCCCTGATCGGCAACAAACTTTCACAGGCCTGCGGCGTCGGTAAAGAGGTATTCGGCGTACTGGATCCGTTCAATATCCGCATGATCTGCTACGGAGCCAGCAGCTATAACCTGTGCTTCCTGGTACCGGGCGATGATGCGGAGCGCGTGGTACAAACGCTGCATCACAATCTGTTTGAGTAA
- the psiE gene encoding phosphate-starvation-inducible protein PsiE, which yields MAKTSRSLMIAKGLQRVLNVGLLLLAAILVVFLVKETFHLAKVLFVSNEESSSYQLIEGIVIYFLYFEFIALIVKYFESGYHFPLRYFIYIGITAIIRLIIVDHENPFDTLIYSAALLLLVVTLYLANTDRLKRE from the coding sequence ATGGCAAAAACATCACGATCATTGATGATCGCAAAGGGGCTACAGCGGGTTCTGAACGTGGGGTTGCTGCTATTAGCGGCGATTTTGGTGGTTTTTTTGGTCAAAGAAACCTTTCATTTGGCGAAAGTATTATTCGTCAGCAACGAGGAGTCTTCTTCGTATCAGCTGATTGAGGGGATCGTGATTTATTTCCTCTACTTCGAATTTATCGCCTTGATTGTTAAATACTTTGAGTCGGGCTATCACTTCCCGCTACGCTACTTTATCTATATTGGTATTACCGCGATTATTCGTTTGATCATCGTTGATCATGAGAACCCTTTCGACACGCTGATTTATTCTGCAGCCTTATTATTACTGGTGGTGACCTTGTATCTGGCCAACACCGATCGGCTGAAACGGGAGTAA